GGACCCTCGCCGAGGTGGAGCGGATCTTCTCCGAGTACCTGGCGGGCGGCGCCGTCCTCGTTCCGGCGTGAGCGGCCTCGCCCTGTGGGTGTTCGGGATGGCGCTGGGCGCCGCGGGCGGGTGGGCCGCGGCCGTGGCGGTGTTCGAGCGGCGTTCCCGGCCCGGGGATCCGGGTCCGACGACCGGTTCCGGGTCGGCGCTGCGGGCGGCGGACGCCTCCACCGGCCTGCCGGCCGACGCCAAGCTCGATCACCTGGCCCGCGTGCTCGCCGACCGCGCGTCGGAGCAGGTCGGCCTGCCGTGCGTGGTCGTGATGCGGGACGCGGACGGCGGCCCGATCGCCATCGTGGCGGTGTCCTCGGGATGTGATCCGCGGCTCATCGGCTATCCGGTGGACCCCGACTCCTCGGCAGGGCGGGCGATCACCGATGCCACGCCCACGGTCGCGCTGGCGCACGAGACCGTGATGCAGACCGGCCCGCGCGACCGGCGCCGCCCGCTCAGGGGCGGGGTCGCGGTGCCGCTCCGGTTCGGGTCGCGGGTGGACGGCGCGGTGCTCGCGCTGGGCGAGCCGCCGATGACGCCGACCACCGTGGTGGAGGAGCTGGAGAAGCTGGCGCGCCGCTTCTCCCCGGTCCTGGGGCCGGCGCACGCGGTGGCGATCGCGGAGCGGCAGGCGGAGACCGACGAGCTGACGGGCCTGGCGAACCGGCGGGCGCTCA
This region of Gemmatimonadales bacterium genomic DNA includes:
- a CDS encoding GGDEF domain-containing protein, with product MSGLALWVFGMALGAAGGWAAAVAVFERRSRPGDPGPTTGSGSALRAADASTGLPADAKLDHLARVLADRASEQVGLPCVVVMRDADGGPIAIVAVSSGCDPRLIGYPVDPDSSAGRAITDATPTVALAHETVMQTGPRDRRRPLRGGVAVPLRFGSRVDGAVLALGEPPMTPTTVVEELEKLARRFSPVLGPAHAVAIAERQAETDELTGLANRRALKRAMATADAGRSALVLLDLDFFKRINDTLGHPAGDAALKHFASLLKTALRGADVAARIGGEEFAVWLPGADLALGMEVAERLRSLLAQRPFRYQGADHTLTLSCGVSASPVPIPSPENLMSTADRALYRAKNQGRDRVVATTG